From the genome of Variovorax sp. RA8, one region includes:
- a CDS encoding 3-(methylthio)propionyl-CoA ligase, producing the protein MNGLMMDRPLLISSLLTHAESQHGDQEIVSRRVEGDLNRMTYRELGQRARRLANALAAHGIGHGERVATLAWNGHRHMELYYAVSGSGAVLHTVNPRLHADQVAWIADHAEDQILFFDLSFLPLVEAIAPRVATIKTFVAMTDRAHMPASTTVPNLLCYEDLLEAQSPAFEWPEFDERCASSLCYTSGTTGNPKGVLYSHRSTVLHAYAAALPDALCYSGSDTVLPVVPMFHVNAWGIPYIACMVGAKLVFPGPRLDGASLHALFEAEGVTVSAGVPTVWQGLLAHVEANGLKFSTMRRTVIGGSACPPAMVQSFQERHGVQVVHAWGMTETSPLGSVCKLHPRQLRLDASQRLAIQAKQGRAVFGVEMKIVDADGERLPHDGRAAGELMVRGPWIASGYYRGEGAGPVVGGWFPTGDVSTIDAEGFMQITDRSKDVIKSGGEWIGSIDLENIAVAHPAVAAAACIAARHPKWDERPLLIVVKKPGHDLSRDELLGFYEGKIARWWTPDDVVFVDSIPLGGTGKVQKNLLRDAWRDHLLASA; encoded by the coding sequence ATGAACGGTTTGATGATGGACAGGCCATTGCTGATCTCCAGCCTGCTCACGCATGCAGAGAGCCAGCACGGCGACCAGGAGATCGTGTCGCGCCGCGTCGAGGGCGACCTGAACCGCATGACCTACCGCGAGCTCGGCCAGCGCGCGCGCCGGCTGGCCAACGCGCTGGCCGCGCATGGCATCGGGCATGGCGAGCGGGTGGCCACGCTGGCCTGGAACGGGCACCGCCACATGGAGCTGTACTACGCCGTGTCAGGCTCGGGCGCCGTGCTGCATACGGTCAACCCACGCCTGCATGCCGACCAGGTGGCCTGGATCGCCGATCATGCGGAAGACCAGATCCTGTTCTTCGACCTCAGCTTCCTCCCGCTGGTGGAAGCCATCGCGCCGCGCGTGGCCACCATCAAGACTTTCGTCGCGATGACCGACCGTGCGCACATGCCCGCCTCCACGACGGTCCCGAACCTGCTGTGCTACGAGGACCTGCTCGAAGCCCAGTCGCCCGCATTCGAGTGGCCCGAGTTCGACGAGCGCTGTGCCTCGTCGCTGTGCTACACGTCCGGCACCACCGGCAACCCCAAGGGCGTGCTGTACAGCCACCGCTCCACGGTGCTCCACGCCTACGCCGCGGCGCTGCCGGATGCGCTGTGCTACTCCGGCAGCGATACCGTGCTGCCCGTGGTGCCCATGTTCCACGTGAACGCCTGGGGCATTCCGTACATCGCCTGCATGGTGGGCGCCAAGCTGGTGTTCCCCGGACCGCGGCTCGACGGCGCGTCGCTGCACGCGCTGTTCGAAGCCGAAGGCGTCACCGTGTCTGCCGGCGTGCCGACCGTGTGGCAGGGACTGCTTGCGCATGTGGAAGCCAACGGGCTGAAGTTCAGCACCATGCGCCGCACCGTGATCGGCGGTTCGGCCTGCCCGCCGGCCATGGTCCAGTCCTTCCAGGAGCGCCATGGTGTGCAGGTGGTGCACGCCTGGGGGATGACGGAAACGAGCCCTCTGGGGTCGGTGTGCAAGCTGCATCCGCGGCAGCTGCGGCTCGATGCGTCGCAGCGCCTGGCCATCCAGGCCAAGCAGGGCCGCGCGGTGTTCGGCGTGGAGATGAAGATCGTCGATGCCGACGGCGAGCGCCTGCCGCACGATGGCCGGGCCGCGGGCGAACTGATGGTGCGCGGCCCCTGGATCGCCTCGGGCTACTACCGCGGCGAAGGTGCCGGCCCGGTGGTGGGCGGGTGGTTCCCTACCGGCGATGTGTCGACCATCGACGCCGAGGGCTTCATGCAGATCACCGACCGCAGCAAGGACGTGATCAAGTCGGGCGGCGAGTGGATCGGCTCCATCGACCTGGAGAACATCGCCGTGGCGCACCCCGCGGTGGCAGCCGCCGCCTGCATTGCCGCGCGCCACCCGAAGTGGGACGAGCGTCCGCTGCTGATCGTGGTGAAGAAGCCCGGCCACGACCTGTCGCGCGACGAACTGCTCGGCTTCTACGAAGGGAAGATCGCCCGGTGGTGGACACCGGACGACGTCGTGTTCGTCGACAGCATCCCCCTGGGCGGAACCGGCAAGGTGCAGAAGAACCTGCTGCGCGACGCCTGGCGCGACCACTTGCTGGCTTCGGCTTGA
- a CDS encoding quinone oxidoreductase family protein, producing MVKAIRFYETGAPEVLKLEDVEVGDPGPGQARVRHSYVALNFIDIYFRTGRYPLALPNGLGSDAVGVVEAVGPGVEDIQVGDRVGYLIGPQGAYSQARVMPANVLIPLPDGISDRTAATLMMKGMTAQYLLRQVFPLQGGETILYHAAAGGVGLIACQWARAMGVTMIGTVSTDEKAELAKANGCAHTIVTSRENIVQRVKEITGGKGVPVVYDSVGKDTLEASLDCLQPRGSLVSNGTSSGPVVIDSQMLAAKGSLWVTRPAMVHYIQPRAHMLEMARELFGHVLAGRIVSEPHQVFQLADAAEAHRALESRKTTGSTVLVP from the coding sequence ATGGTCAAGGCCATCCGCTTTTACGAGACCGGCGCGCCCGAGGTATTGAAGCTGGAAGACGTCGAGGTGGGCGATCCCGGTCCCGGCCAGGCTCGCGTGCGCCACAGCTACGTTGCGCTGAACTTCATCGACATCTATTTCCGGACCGGGCGCTATCCGCTCGCACTGCCCAACGGCCTGGGCTCCGATGCGGTGGGCGTGGTCGAAGCCGTGGGGCCCGGCGTGGAGGACATCCAGGTCGGTGACCGCGTGGGCTATCTCATCGGACCGCAGGGCGCGTACTCGCAGGCGCGCGTGATGCCGGCAAACGTGCTGATCCCTTTGCCCGACGGCATATCGGACCGCACGGCCGCCACCTTGATGATGAAGGGCATGACGGCGCAGTACCTGCTGCGCCAGGTGTTTCCGCTCCAGGGCGGGGAGACCATCCTCTATCACGCGGCGGCCGGCGGCGTGGGCCTGATCGCCTGCCAATGGGCGCGCGCCATGGGCGTGACCATGATCGGCACGGTCAGCACCGACGAGAAGGCCGAGCTCGCCAAGGCCAACGGCTGCGCCCACACCATCGTGACCTCGCGCGAGAACATCGTGCAGCGGGTCAAGGAGATCACCGGCGGCAAGGGCGTGCCGGTCGTCTACGACTCGGTGGGCAAGGACACGCTGGAGGCGTCGCTGGATTGCCTGCAGCCCCGGGGCTCGCTGGTGAGCAACGGCACTTCGTCGGGGCCGGTGGTGATCGACTCGCAGATGCTGGCCGCCAAGGGCTCCCTCTGGGTCACGCGGCCGGCGATGGTGCATTACATCCAGCCGCGCGCGCACATGCTGGAGATGGCCCGGGAGCTGTTCGGCCACGTGCTGGCCGGGCGCATCGTCAGCGAGCCCCATCAGGTGTTCCAGCTCGCGGACGCGGCAGAAGCCCACCGCGCGCTGGAGTCGCGCAAGACCACCGGGTCCACCGTCCTGGTGCCCTGA
- a CDS encoding Bug family tripartite tricarboxylate transporter substrate binding protein produces MKRIFNLAVCAALAATGLAPASASAFGDKPIKMIVPAPPGGTIDVMARIVSDQLSRDIGQPVVVENKPGAGGSIAVKYLLSQPADGQTLMVTASNVLTEVPHVLKGGFDPLKDVRPLSLMARSSMLFISSPQFPAKDAKEAIAYVKAHPGQVSYASYSAGTASQYAGAILNKAAGLDMQHVPYPGSAPALAQLMGGQVPLMFDGAVTSKNLIAGGKVRLLAVATKTRLPEFPNTPTLAELGYPGLNFSNWTGVIASSQMPAPLAEKVHATLQKVAANASVRERLVGAGFEPMPDRSLAQAQSELREEYDRNAEIVKTFDIKLN; encoded by the coding sequence ATGAAGCGCATTTTCAATCTCGCCGTGTGTGCCGCGCTCGCCGCCACGGGGCTGGCCCCGGCTTCGGCATCTGCTTTTGGCGACAAGCCGATCAAGATGATCGTTCCGGCGCCGCCGGGAGGCACCATCGACGTGATGGCGCGCATCGTGAGCGACCAGCTCTCGCGCGACATCGGCCAGCCGGTGGTGGTCGAGAACAAGCCCGGCGCGGGCGGTTCCATCGCCGTCAAGTACCTGCTCTCGCAGCCGGCCGACGGCCAGACGCTGATGGTGACGGCCAGCAACGTGCTCACCGAGGTGCCGCACGTGCTCAAGGGCGGCTTCGATCCGCTCAAGGACGTCAGGCCCCTCTCGCTGATGGCGCGTTCATCGATGCTCTTCATCTCTTCGCCGCAGTTCCCTGCCAAGGACGCGAAGGAGGCCATCGCCTACGTGAAGGCGCACCCGGGCCAGGTGTCCTATGCCTCCTACAGCGCGGGAACGGCATCGCAGTATGCCGGCGCCATCCTGAACAAGGCGGCGGGCCTGGACATGCAGCACGTGCCCTATCCGGGGTCGGCGCCGGCGCTGGCGCAGTTGATGGGCGGCCAGGTTCCGCTCATGTTCGACGGGGCCGTCACCTCCAAGAACCTGATCGCCGGCGGCAAGGTGCGGCTGCTGGCGGTCGCGACCAAGACCCGGCTGCCGGAGTTTCCCAACACGCCCACGTTGGCCGAGCTCGGCTACCCGGGGCTCAACTTCAGCAACTGGACCGGCGTGATCGCCTCGTCGCAGATGCCGGCGCCGCTGGCCGAGAAGGTTCACGCGACGCTGCAGAAGGTCGCGGCGAACGCATCGGTGCGCGAGCGCCTGGTGGGCGCCGGCTTCGAGCCGATGCCGGATCGTTCGCTGGCGCAGGCACAGAGCGAACTGCGGGAGGAATACGACCGCAACGCCGAGATCGTCAAGACCTTCGACATCAAGCTCAACTGA
- a CDS encoding 3-keto-5-aminohexanoate cleavage protein, whose product MNFLDGHLFPENQQPLVITAAPYAPSWVPSDFPGEIAVTMEEQIQKAVDCYEAGATVLHLHVRELDGKGSKRLSKFNELIAGVRERVPEMIIQVGGSISFAPETDGAAAKWLSDDTRHMLAELEPKPDQVTVTINTSQMNILEQFDARDIQGTSMEDPAVFNAYKEMTVPAQPGWAEEHIRRLSAAGIQSAFQCYNINSFESVERLMRRGIYKGPLALNWVAIGGGMDAPNIYNLANFVRAVPDGAMLTVESSVLNVLPINMMGIALGLHVRCGTEDNLWNQTRTAKIGTVAQIEQLVRIAGEFGRPIATAQQAREICKIGVFYDTVEETLLANGFAPNRNGGQQGFLRKAA is encoded by the coding sequence ATGAACTTCCTCGACGGTCACCTGTTCCCCGAGAACCAGCAGCCCTTGGTCATCACGGCCGCGCCCTACGCGCCGTCGTGGGTGCCCTCGGATTTTCCCGGCGAGATCGCCGTGACGATGGAAGAGCAGATCCAGAAGGCGGTGGACTGCTACGAGGCCGGCGCCACGGTGCTGCACCTGCATGTGCGCGAACTGGACGGCAAGGGCTCGAAGCGGCTTTCCAAGTTCAACGAGTTGATCGCCGGGGTGCGCGAGCGTGTGCCGGAGATGATCATCCAGGTGGGCGGCTCGATCAGCTTTGCGCCCGAGACCGATGGCGCGGCCGCCAAGTGGCTGAGCGACGACACGCGCCACATGCTGGCGGAGCTGGAGCCCAAGCCCGACCAGGTGACGGTGACGATCAACACCTCGCAGATGAACATCCTGGAGCAGTTCGACGCGCGGGACATCCAGGGCACCTCGATGGAAGACCCGGCGGTCTTCAATGCCTACAAGGAGATGACGGTGCCGGCCCAGCCCGGCTGGGCCGAGGAGCACATCCGCCGCCTGTCCGCCGCGGGCATCCAGAGCGCGTTCCAGTGCTACAACATCAACAGCTTCGAGTCGGTGGAGCGCCTGATGCGCCGCGGTATCTACAAGGGTCCGCTGGCGTTGAACTGGGTCGCGATCGGCGGCGGGATGGACGCGCCGAACATCTACAACCTCGCCAACTTCGTGCGTGCGGTGCCCGATGGCGCGATGTTGACGGTGGAGAGTTCGGTGCTGAATGTGCTGCCGATCAACATGATGGGCATCGCCCTGGGGCTGCACGTGCGCTGCGGCACCGAGGACAACCTCTGGAACCAGACGCGCACCGCAAAGATCGGCACGGTGGCGCAGATCGAGCAGCTGGTGCGCATCGCCGGCGAATTCGGCCGGCCGATCGCGACCGCGCAGCAGGCGCGCGAGATCTGCAAGATCGGCGTGTTCTACGACACGGTCGAAGAGACGCTGCTGGCCAACGGCTTCGCACCCAATCGCAATGGCGGCCAGCAAGGCTTCCTGCGCAAGGCCGCCTGA
- a CDS encoding TauD/TfdA dioxygenase family protein, protein MQIEALTCAIGAQLHGVNLADAIHGDALFSEIKAALLRHKVLFLRDQVFSREDHVAFARRFGELEDHPVAGSDPEYPGLVRIYKTPDAPNDRYENSWHTDATWREVPPMGCVLRCIECPPVGGDTMWANMALAYERLPEHIKTLIAPLRARHSIEATFGAAMPAEKRLMLKAQFPDAEHPVVRTHPETGEKVLFVNSFTTHFTNFHTPANVRYGQDFVQGSSALLQYLISQAAIPEYQVRWRWQPNSVAIWDNRATQHYAVMDYPPCHRKMERAGIIGTPTS, encoded by the coding sequence ATGCAGATCGAAGCGCTGACGTGCGCCATCGGAGCACAGCTCCATGGCGTGAACCTTGCCGACGCGATTCACGGCGACGCGTTGTTTTCGGAGATCAAGGCGGCGCTGTTGCGGCACAAGGTGCTGTTCCTGCGCGACCAGGTGTTCAGTCGCGAGGACCACGTGGCCTTCGCCCGCCGCTTTGGCGAACTGGAAGACCATCCGGTCGCCGGCAGCGATCCGGAATACCCCGGGCTGGTGCGCATCTACAAGACGCCCGATGCGCCCAACGACCGCTACGAGAACAGCTGGCACACGGACGCGACCTGGCGCGAAGTGCCGCCGATGGGCTGCGTGCTGCGCTGCATCGAGTGCCCGCCGGTGGGGGGCGACACGATGTGGGCCAACATGGCGCTGGCCTACGAAAGGCTGCCCGAGCACATCAAGACGCTGATCGCCCCGCTGCGGGCGCGCCACAGCATCGAGGCGACCTTCGGCGCTGCCATGCCGGCCGAGAAGCGGCTGATGCTCAAGGCGCAGTTCCCGGACGCCGAGCATCCCGTGGTTCGCACGCACCCCGAAACGGGCGAGAAGGTGCTGTTCGTCAACAGCTTCACCACGCACTTCACCAACTTCCACACGCCGGCCAACGTGCGCTACGGGCAGGACTTCGTGCAAGGCTCATCGGCCCTGCTGCAGTACCTGATCAGCCAGGCGGCGATTCCCGAATACCAGGTGCGCTGGCGCTGGCAGCCCAACAGCGTGGCGATCTGGGACAACCGGGCCACGCAGCACTACGCGGTGATGGACTACCCACCCTGCCATCGAAAGATGGAACGCGCAGGAATCATCGGCACGCCGACGTCCTGA
- a CDS encoding AraC family transcriptional regulator, with protein MAALVRAAALTNFSEVAQELGLDPGAALRRAGLRTTLIRQPDQLVEADRVARLFEEAARRTGCESFGLRMAARRQLSNFGVVSLLLMHQPTLRQVLLTLIEHLHLLNERLAIEVEDVGNMVVLREELALSVAAPQSIELAIGVLYRMGEVLLQERWRPTSVSFTHAAPADPAFHRRFFKCRIDFNGAFNGLVCRAADLDVPNPAADPVLAEYARKMIADLPDDRQRSMDEEVRKAIYLMLPTGRATCKSVAAGLGISMRTLQRELDGREVTFKALINEVRQELARRYVANTHHSLGEVAAMLGYTTHSAFTRWFGTQFGCSPEAWRSRSASSTRPASTRRSPRAREGAV; from the coding sequence ATGGCCGCCCTGGTGCGCGCAGCCGCGCTGACGAACTTTTCCGAAGTTGCACAGGAGCTCGGGCTCGACCCCGGCGCAGCGCTGCGCCGGGCAGGGCTGCGCACCACGCTCATTCGCCAGCCCGACCAGCTGGTCGAAGCCGATCGGGTTGCACGCCTCTTCGAGGAGGCCGCCCGCAGGACGGGGTGCGAGTCCTTCGGCCTGCGCATGGCGGCGCGGCGCCAGCTGTCGAACTTCGGCGTGGTCAGCCTGCTGCTCATGCACCAACCCACCCTGCGCCAGGTGCTGCTCACGCTCATCGAGCACCTGCATCTGCTCAACGAGAGACTGGCCATCGAGGTCGAGGACGTCGGCAACATGGTCGTCCTGCGCGAGGAGCTGGCGCTTTCGGTGGCTGCCCCTCAGTCGATCGAATTGGCGATCGGCGTTCTCTACCGCATGGGCGAGGTCCTTCTCCAGGAGCGCTGGCGTCCCACGAGCGTGAGCTTCACGCACGCAGCGCCTGCGGACCCGGCATTTCATCGCCGCTTCTTCAAATGCCGCATCGATTTCAATGGCGCCTTCAACGGGCTCGTGTGCCGCGCCGCCGATCTGGACGTGCCCAACCCGGCCGCCGACCCGGTGCTCGCCGAGTACGCGAGGAAGATGATTGCGGACCTCCCGGATGACCGGCAGCGCTCCATGGACGAGGAGGTTCGCAAGGCGATCTACCTGATGCTGCCGACGGGCCGTGCGACCTGCAAATCCGTCGCGGCAGGCTTGGGCATCAGCATGCGCACCTTGCAACGGGAGCTCGATGGACGCGAAGTCACCTTCAAGGCGCTGATCAATGAAGTGAGGCAGGAGCTCGCGCGCCGCTACGTTGCCAATACCCACCACAGCCTTGGCGAGGTGGCGGCGATGCTGGGCTACACCACGCACAGCGCATTCACCCGGTGGTTCGGCACCCAGTTCGGCTGCTCTCCGGAGGCGTGGCGCAGCCGTTCGGCGTCATCGACCCGTCCTGCCAGCACCAGGCGGAGCCCGCGTGCGAGGGAAGGCGCCGTCTAG
- a CDS encoding uracil-xanthine permease family protein, translating to MSHKPVGLVYGVDETPPLGVNIFSGLQHVGLMSIFLVYPVLIAQAAGSTAEVAAAMVSATLIAMAVGTVLQVITVGPIGSGYLCQPSPSVVYIVPSLIAARSGELSAVFGMTILAGLFEMALSRVLPRLRALFTPEITGLVVLLAGISVGVVGLRTALGGPQADTQPAQIDLLLGLGTLALMVALNVWGRGRMRVFSVLIGLGAGCLIGAALGRLDVHDVARVAAAPLLAFPALGPVGWSFDATLVLPFLIASVAAVLKVIGNVTTAQKASQAGWVRADMRSISRGVLADGLGAVAAGSLGAPGINSSTAAVGLATATGVVSRRIGWSVAAILLLFAFMPKLGMLFNLIPRPVLGAALVFSSTFIVINGLLIMTSRLLDARKTLVIGLAIVFGLAVEIFPGLLVVLPASMRPSFGNSLVLGTLVGLGLNLLFRIGLRRSVSMTVAPGAVDPIALERFLDEHGAAWGARSDVIARAKFNLVQSVETLVSLGVISGPLEIEASFDEFNLDLQVSYEGADLELPHQRPTVDEIVDSDDGERRLAGFLLRTFADRVTSRRSGLRASVGFHFDH from the coding sequence ATGTCGCACAAACCCGTCGGGTTGGTCTATGGGGTCGACGAGACGCCTCCTCTCGGCGTCAACATCTTCAGCGGTTTGCAGCATGTCGGCCTGATGTCGATCTTCCTGGTCTACCCGGTGCTGATTGCGCAGGCGGCTGGCAGCACGGCGGAGGTGGCGGCAGCGATGGTCAGCGCCACGCTCATCGCGATGGCCGTCGGTACGGTGCTGCAGGTGATCACCGTGGGGCCCATCGGCTCCGGCTATCTTTGCCAGCCCTCGCCCAGCGTGGTCTACATCGTTCCCTCGCTGATCGCCGCGCGCAGCGGCGAACTTTCGGCGGTGTTCGGCATGACGATCCTGGCGGGCCTCTTCGAAATGGCCTTGTCGCGCGTGCTGCCGCGCCTGCGTGCGCTCTTCACGCCGGAGATCACCGGCCTGGTGGTGCTGCTGGCCGGGATCTCGGTCGGCGTGGTCGGCCTGCGTACCGCATTGGGCGGCCCGCAAGCCGACACGCAGCCGGCGCAGATCGACCTGTTGCTGGGCCTGGGCACGCTCGCACTGATGGTCGCCCTCAACGTCTGGGGCCGTGGCCGCATGCGCGTGTTCAGCGTGCTGATCGGCCTGGGCGCCGGCTGCTTGATCGGCGCGGCACTCGGCCGGCTCGACGTCCACGACGTGGCTCGGGTGGCGGCCGCACCGTTGCTGGCCTTTCCCGCCTTGGGACCGGTCGGCTGGTCCTTCGATGCGACGCTGGTGCTGCCCTTCCTCATCGCCTCGGTGGCCGCCGTGCTCAAGGTGATCGGCAACGTCACGACTGCGCAGAAGGCCAGCCAGGCCGGGTGGGTACGCGCCGACATGCGCTCCATCAGCCGCGGCGTGTTGGCCGACGGGCTTGGCGCGGTCGCGGCCGGCTCGTTGGGAGCGCCCGGCATCAACTCGTCCACCGCCGCGGTCGGCCTGGCAACCGCGACCGGCGTGGTCAGCCGGCGCATCGGCTGGTCAGTCGCGGCGATCCTGCTGCTGTTCGCCTTCATGCCGAAGCTGGGCATGCTGTTCAACCTCATCCCGCGCCCGGTGCTCGGTGCGGCGCTTGTTTTCTCGTCCACCTTCATCGTCATCAACGGCTTGCTGATCATGACCTCGCGGCTGCTCGACGCGCGCAAGACATTGGTGATTGGCCTGGCGATCGTGTTCGGCTTGGCGGTGGAAATCTTTCCGGGGCTGCTGGTGGTCCTGCCGGCGTCGATGCGGCCTTCGTTCGGCAATTCTCTGGTGCTGGGCACGCTGGTGGGATTGGGGCTGAACCTGCTGTTTCGCATCGGCCTTCGGCGCAGCGTATCGATGACGGTGGCGCCGGGCGCCGTCGATCCGATCGCGCTGGAGCGGTTCCTCGACGAACACGGGGCTGCCTGGGGGGCGCGCAGCGACGTCATCGCGCGCGCCAAGTTCAACCTGGTGCAATCGGTGGAGACGTTGGTGTCGCTTGGCGTTATCTCGGGTCCGCTCGAGATTGAAGCCTCGTTCGACGAGTTCAACCTCGACCTGCAGGTGTCGTACGAAGGTGCCGACCTCGAGCTGCCGCACCAGCGGCCGACAGTCGATGAAATTGTCGATTCGGATGACGGGGAGCGGCGGCTCGCTGGCTTTCTTCTGCGGACCTTTGCGGATCGCGTGACTTCGCGGCGTTCGGGGCTGCGGGCATCGGTCGGGTTTCACTTCGATCACTAG
- a CDS encoding Bug family tripartite tricarboxylate transporter substrate binding protein gives MRQAPLIRRRTLIAALAATSGLCALPAFSQSPKALRLVVPYPPGGAVDALARVLAEKLPATLQGRTVIVDNRPGAGGNIAAGLVAKSDPDGSSVLVTSNNHTINLALYQRPGYTLEEFEPIAQIGVTGFAIVAHPSTNFKTLADMLSAARAKPGAISFGTGGNGHPAHLATELLKDRAKVSMQHVPYKGSGPLTADVVGGQLPVGVISVVAAQPFILSGQLIGLAVTTKERWPDLPKVPTVEECGFPKYEYSAWMGVLGRKGMPEAEIANLERQLLAIGETDEVRSRLFKQGIVQAPKGRADFKASLAHDAALNRELVRTIGVQLD, from the coding sequence ATGAGACAAGCACCCTTGATTCGCCGGCGCACGCTGATCGCAGCCTTGGCTGCCACGTCCGGATTGTGCGCCCTACCAGCGTTCTCGCAGAGCCCGAAAGCGCTCCGCCTCGTGGTTCCATACCCGCCAGGAGGAGCCGTTGACGCGCTCGCAAGAGTGCTCGCAGAAAAGCTACCAGCTACGCTGCAGGGCAGAACGGTCATTGTTGATAACCGTCCAGGCGCCGGAGGCAACATTGCTGCCGGCCTCGTCGCCAAGTCAGATCCCGATGGCAGCAGTGTGCTGGTTACGTCCAACAACCATACGATCAACCTAGCGCTCTACCAGAGGCCGGGCTACACCCTCGAGGAATTTGAACCTATTGCGCAGATTGGGGTGACAGGTTTTGCGATCGTGGCGCACCCTTCGACAAACTTCAAGACGCTCGCGGACATGTTGAGCGCGGCGCGGGCAAAACCGGGTGCCATTTCCTTCGGAACCGGTGGCAATGGGCACCCTGCGCATCTTGCAACTGAGCTGCTGAAGGATCGTGCCAAGGTCTCCATGCAGCACGTGCCCTACAAGGGCTCCGGTCCGCTTACTGCGGATGTGGTTGGTGGGCAGTTGCCTGTCGGCGTGATTTCGGTGGTCGCAGCCCAGCCTTTCATCCTTTCGGGACAATTGATTGGACTGGCAGTGACAACCAAGGAACGCTGGCCGGACCTGCCGAAGGTTCCGACAGTCGAGGAATGCGGGTTCCCCAAATACGAATACAGCGCTTGGATGGGAGTCCTTGGCCGGAAGGGCATGCCGGAAGCGGAAATCGCGAATCTAGAGCGACAGTTGCTTGCGATCGGCGAAACCGACGAAGTGCGCTCAAGACTGTTTAAGCAAGGCATCGTCCAAGCGCCCAAAGGACGTGCTGACTTCAAGGCCTCATTGGCCCACGATGCTGCCTTGAATCGAGAGCTTGTAAGAACAATCGGCGTGCAACTGGATTAG
- a CDS encoding LysR substrate-binding domain-containing protein codes for MDLRQLKYFVKIVEQRSMSRASVELHVAQSALSLQISNLETRLQQKLLIRRSTGVFPTKAGQTLYNHAVAILRQVERAALDVERSAAEVSGPASLGLPVVVQDLLAIDLLKAAHERLPSVRLHLAEGMSYLLKEMVLQGRLDMTVTYQFEQSPGILEQPLFNEMIYLVSPAVSKVKTSTRTMSIPEVAKFPLVLSSRQTGMRRIVEAEFATHDVSVEAIAEVDSLRTLVDVVEAGFAHTILPASALQRHFRDRGPHPLVINPLEISRNVVLCTSEHLPLGVTATAVYELLESLIRQALSEGRWRGIRPISDAPSA; via the coding sequence ATGGACCTCCGCCAACTCAAGTATTTCGTCAAGATCGTCGAGCAACGCAGCATGTCACGGGCTTCGGTAGAGCTGCACGTGGCCCAGTCGGCACTCAGCCTGCAGATCTCAAATCTTGAAACGCGCCTTCAGCAGAAGCTGCTGATCAGACGCTCTACGGGTGTTTTCCCTACGAAAGCCGGCCAGACGCTCTACAACCATGCAGTGGCGATCCTGCGCCAGGTGGAACGCGCTGCTCTGGACGTGGAACGGTCAGCTGCCGAAGTGAGCGGACCAGCATCGCTGGGATTGCCCGTGGTCGTCCAAGATCTCCTCGCGATCGATCTGTTGAAGGCGGCGCACGAGCGGCTCCCGTCTGTCCGCCTCCATCTGGCCGAGGGCATGAGCTACCTGCTGAAAGAGATGGTGCTGCAGGGCAGGCTCGACATGACTGTCACCTACCAGTTCGAGCAGTCGCCCGGAATTCTGGAGCAGCCACTTTTCAACGAAATGATTTATCTTGTGTCGCCCGCAGTTTCGAAAGTCAAGACGAGCACACGCACGATGTCGATTCCCGAGGTCGCAAAATTCCCTCTGGTTCTTTCAAGCCGCCAGACAGGGATGCGACGCATCGTAGAAGCCGAATTTGCCACACACGATGTTTCCGTAGAAGCGATTGCGGAAGTGGACTCCCTCCGGACGCTCGTGGATGTTGTCGAAGCCGGGTTTGCCCACACGATCCTGCCAGCATCCGCCCTCCAAAGGCACTTTCGCGATCGGGGCCCTCATCCACTGGTGATCAATCCTCTGGAGATCTCCCGGAATGTCGTATTGTGTACCTCCGAGCACCTTCCGCTTGGTGTGACAGCAACCGCCGTCTACGAGCTCCTGGAGAGCCTGATCCGGCAGGCGTTGTCTGAAGGCCGCTGGAGAGGCATACGCCCCATCAGTGACGCGCCATCGGCTTGA